The Acidobacteriota bacterium genome has a window encoding:
- a CDS encoding aspartate aminotransferase family protein, translated as MTAKNATETMPTAELVSKQKEYIWPCATPYYEHPLVLSHGEGMHVWDSEGNRYLDCFGGVLTTSVGHARPEVVKAVSEQVGRIAHTSTLYINLPQADLGEKVAHITPGNLKKSYFTNSGTEADETAMVLARIYTGRTEIVALRHAYHGRSVTNMTASGHAPWKHGPSIVPGIVHAHAPYCYRCPFNLKPETCAMECARDVEELIQTSTTGQIAAFIAEPILGVGGFITPPKDYFKVVTEIVRRYGGIFICDEVQTGWGRTGDRWCGIEHWEVEPEIMTFAKGMANGAPIGCTTAIPEVADKYPGLSFSTFGGNPVTCAAALATIRVIEENDLPRNARVVGDYLRSKLEELKDKYPVIGDVRGMGLMQAIECVKDRTTKEPDPQSVLRVFEETRRRGVLIGKGGLYGNVIRMGPPLVASKSDIDQLAAALDGAFATL; from the coding sequence ATGACAGCCAAAAACGCGACTGAGACTATGCCAACTGCCGAACTAGTGTCGAAGCAGAAAGAATATATTTGGCCGTGCGCCACCCCCTATTACGAGCACCCGCTCGTGTTGTCACACGGCGAAGGCATGCACGTGTGGGACTCGGAGGGCAATCGCTATCTTGATTGCTTCGGCGGCGTGCTTACGACCAGCGTCGGTCACGCGAGACCCGAAGTTGTGAAAGCCGTCAGCGAGCAGGTTGGAAGAATCGCTCACACTTCGACGCTGTACATCAATCTGCCTCAGGCCGATCTCGGGGAGAAAGTCGCCCACATCACGCCGGGCAATCTGAAGAAGAGTTACTTCACCAACAGCGGCACCGAAGCTGATGAGACCGCAATGGTGCTCGCGCGAATCTACACCGGTCGAACAGAGATCGTCGCGTTGCGGCATGCGTATCACGGACGCTCGGTCACCAACATGACCGCGAGCGGGCACGCGCCGTGGAAGCACGGTCCTTCGATTGTTCCCGGCATCGTCCACGCTCACGCGCCGTATTGTTATCGCTGTCCCTTCAACCTCAAGCCTGAGACCTGCGCGATGGAGTGCGCTCGCGATGTCGAAGAGCTGATACAAACTTCGACCACCGGACAGATCGCTGCTTTCATCGCCGAACCGATCCTCGGCGTAGGCGGGTTCATCACTCCTCCAAAGGACTACTTCAAAGTCGTGACCGAGATTGTTCGGCGCTACGGCGGCATCTTCATTTGCGACGAAGTGCAGACGGGCTGGGGAAGGACAGGCGATCGCTGGTGCGGGATCGAGCATTGGGAGGTCGAGCCGGAGATCATGACTTTTGCGAAAGGCATGGCCAACGGCGCGCCGATAGGGTGCACGACCGCGATTCCCGAGGTCGCCGACAAGTATCCGGGGCTTTCGTTCTCGACATTCGGCGGAAATCCGGTGACGTGCGCGGCGGCGCTTGCCACGATTCGCGTGATAGAAGAGAACGACCTGCCACGCAATGCGCGGGTGGTCGGCGATTACTTGCGTTCGAAGCTTGAAGAGTTGAAAGACAAGTACCCGGTGATAGGCGACGTTCGCGGAATGGGGTTGATGCAAGCAATCGAGTGCGTGAAGGACCGGACAACCAAGGAACCCGATCCACAATCAGTGCTGCGAGTGTTTGAAGAAACGCGGCGCCGCGGCGTATTGATCGGCAAAGGCGGCTTATACGGCAATGTGATCCGCATGGGTCCGCCGCTGGTGGCGTCGAAGTCGGACATCGATCAACTGGCCGCAGCTCTCGACGGGGCATTTGCGACCCTTTGA